A stretch of the Paenibacillus dendritiformis genome encodes the following:
- a CDS encoding D-alanyl-D-alanine carboxypeptidase family protein, which yields MKAVEKKRLMLLGAVMAVGVWFWAQPAALGVKQFLKSALAELRPETEYRLFANYDLGAEAAIVIDQDTGKVLFFKNDQERKAPASTTKMMTALLGLERKQGNETVEVGREVLLKEPGESTAGLQPGQQITWYQLIEALMLPSGNDAARTIAVQIGREASGDPEMSVDEAMEVFVGLMNERAGELGLRNTHFSNPHGLNDPDHYSSAYDLALIAQEAMKNKQFAAIVRTTYAEVTPALAGAQGEVSGLVNRNQLLQKGSEYYYEGATGIKTGFTDEAGYCLVSSAVRDGRHLIAVVLHSTTDKVWKDSHKLLDFGFGQLN from the coding sequence ATGAAAGCAGTTGAGAAGAAGCGGTTGATGCTGTTGGGAGCGGTTATGGCTGTAGGGGTGTGGTTTTGGGCGCAGCCGGCGGCTTTGGGGGTGAAGCAATTTTTGAAAAGCGCTCTGGCTGAATTGCGTCCGGAAACGGAGTACCGGTTGTTCGCGAATTATGATTTGGGAGCTGAGGCGGCGATCGTGATTGATCAGGATACGGGGAAGGTGCTCTTTTTCAAAAATGATCAGGAACGGAAGGCGCCTGCCAGCACGACGAAAATGATGACGGCGCTGCTTGGTTTGGAACGAAAGCAGGGCAATGAGACGGTGGAAGTGGGCAGGGAGGTCCTCCTGAAGGAGCCGGGGGAGAGCACGGCCGGATTGCAGCCCGGTCAGCAGATTACCTGGTATCAGTTGATTGAAGCGCTGATGCTTCCCTCCGGCAATGATGCGGCCCGAACAATCGCGGTTCAGATCGGACGCGAGGCAAGCGGCGATCCGGAGATGAGCGTCGATGAAGCGATGGAAGTGTTCGTCGGCTTGATGAATGAACGGGCCGGTGAACTGGGGCTGCGGAATACTCATTTCAGCAACCCGCACGGTCTGAACGATCCCGATCATTATAGCTCGGCGTATGATTTGGCGCTTATCGCCCAAGAGGCGATGAAGAACAAGCAGTTCGCCGCGATTGTCCGCACGACGTATGCGGAGGTCACCCCTGCCTTGGCAGGAGCGCAGGGCGAAGTGTCGGGATTGGTCAACCGGAATCAATTGCTTCAAAAAGGAAGCGAGTATTATTATGAAGGAGCGACGGGGATAAAAACCGGCTTCACGGATGAGGCGGGGTACTGTCTCGTGTCGTCGGCGGTACGGGATGGCCGCCATCTGATCGCCGTCGTGCTCCATTCCACAACCGATAAGGTATGGAAGGATTCGCACAAGCTGCTGGATTTCGGATTCGGTCAACTGAATTGA
- a CDS encoding glycoside hydrolase family 130 protein: protein MSQLKILGPDIPNMPWEERPAGHKEVLWRYSNNPVIPRDLLPNSNSIFNSAVVPFEGGFAGVFRCDDKCRYMRLHAGFSKDGLNWDINPEPIKFQCDDPEIGNFIEGYDPRVCWIEDRFYVTWCNIYHGPTIGVAYTYDFKTFHQLENAFLPYNRNGVMFPRKINGKYAMLSRPSDTGHTPFGDIFYSESPDMEHWGHHRHVMAPMGGWQSKKIGAGPIPIETSEGWLMIYHGVLNSCNGFVYAFGAALLDLEQPWKVLYRSEPYLLQPSTLYECVGDVPNVAFPCASLVDAATGRIAIYYGAADTVTAIAFGYVDEIIDFVKNNSRVE from the coding sequence ATGAGCCAATTGAAGATTCTCGGTCCGGATATCCCGAACATGCCGTGGGAAGAGCGGCCAGCAGGCCATAAAGAGGTGTTGTGGCGCTACAGCAACAACCCGGTCATCCCGCGTGATTTGCTGCCTAATTCCAACAGTATTTTCAACAGCGCCGTCGTTCCTTTCGAGGGCGGATTCGCAGGCGTCTTCCGCTGCGATGACAAATGCCGTTACATGCGGCTTCATGCCGGCTTCAGCAAAGACGGCCTGAACTGGGACATCAACCCGGAACCAATCAAGTTCCAATGTGACGATCCGGAGATCGGCAACTTCATCGAAGGTTACGATCCGCGCGTGTGCTGGATCGAAGACCGCTTCTATGTCACCTGGTGCAACATTTACCACGGGCCGACCATCGGAGTCGCTTACACATATGATTTCAAGACATTCCATCAGCTTGAAAATGCATTCTTGCCATACAACCGCAACGGGGTCATGTTCCCGCGCAAAATTAACGGCAAATACGCCATGCTGAGCCGTCCATCCGATACGGGCCATACTCCATTCGGCGATATCTTCTACAGCGAAAGCCCGGATATGGAGCATTGGGGACATCACCGCCATGTCATGGCGCCAATGGGCGGATGGCAGAGCAAGAAGATTGGCGCTGGCCCAATCCCAATCGAGACAAGCGAAGGCTGGCTGATGATTTATCACGGCGTGCTCAACTCATGCAACGGCTTTGTGTACGCATTTGGCGCCGCGCTGCTTGATTTGGAGCAACCATGGAAAGTCCTGTACCGCAGCGAGCCATACCTGCTGCAGCCGTCCACCCTGTACGAATGCGTCGGCGACGTTCCGAACGTTGCATTCCCATGCGCTTCGCTCGTGGATGCCGCTACCGGCCGCATTGCGATTTACTATGGCGCAGCCGATACAGTAACAGCAATAGCCTTCGGCTACGTAGACGAAATCATCGACTTCGTAAAAAACAACTCCCGCGTGGAGTAA
- a CDS encoding LacI family DNA-binding transcriptional regulator, translating to MSHKTKVTQQHIADALGLSRNTVSKALNNDPGLREDTKRRVLQKAVELGYMKIHHELASSEAYAAENRLVALLTHSDYMGNPYWMSFLKGLNATLKEAGCTLTMTIVDMEEERQLLLPGLFHQQKPAGVITIGPFLPEYYEMIASTGTASLFIDTHADYKPGDLKCDILLADNKHSVHKLTSKLIEKGHRNIGFVGDIGSCLSYRERWEGFQLALREHGMEADEECCIINRMQRHYYTEEELREAFRAMKRKPTAFVCVNDAIALEIMTVIRQSGLSIPGDIALTGFDNIAESILVQPSLTTVHVPKEEMGMRAGDQIVWRMDHPKRPHEMIRLDVELIWRES from the coding sequence ATGTCACATAAAACGAAAGTTACTCAGCAGCATATCGCCGACGCCCTGGGCCTGTCCCGGAATACCGTATCCAAGGCGCTGAACAACGATCCCGGTCTGCGCGAAGACACGAAGCGGCGCGTCCTGCAAAAGGCGGTCGAGCTCGGTTATATGAAGATTCATCATGAGTTGGCCTCCTCCGAGGCTTACGCCGCGGAGAATCGGCTTGTCGCGCTGCTGACCCATTCGGACTATATGGGCAATCCTTACTGGATGTCCTTCCTGAAGGGACTGAACGCGACGCTGAAGGAAGCAGGCTGCACGTTGACGATGACCATCGTCGATATGGAGGAAGAACGCCAGCTTCTCCTTCCGGGACTCTTCCACCAGCAGAAGCCGGCGGGAGTCATCACGATCGGGCCGTTCCTTCCCGAATACTACGAAATGATCGCATCTACCGGAACGGCATCCCTGTTCATCGATACCCATGCCGACTATAAGCCCGGCGACTTGAAATGCGATATTTTGCTGGCCGACAATAAGCATAGCGTGCATAAGCTGACGAGCAAGCTTATCGAGAAGGGCCACCGGAATATCGGCTTCGTGGGAGATATCGGCTCGTGCCTAAGCTACCGCGAGCGCTGGGAAGGCTTCCAGCTCGCGTTGCGAGAGCACGGGATGGAAGCGGATGAGGAATGCTGCATCATCAACCGCATGCAGCGCCATTATTACACCGAGGAGGAGCTGCGGGAAGCCTTCCGCGCCATGAAGCGGAAGCCGACGGCCTTCGTCTGCGTGAACGACGCTATCGCGCTGGAGATAATGACGGTCATACGCCAATCGGGGCTCAGCATCCCGGGTGATATCGCGTTGACCGGCTTCGACAATATCGCGGAATCGATCCTGGTGCAGCCGTCCCTGACGACCGTGCATGTCCCCAAGGAGGAAATGGGCATGCGGGCCGGCGACCAGATCGTATGGAGAATGGATCATCCGAAGCGGCCGCACGAGATGATTCGGCTCGACGTCGAGTTGATATGGCGGGAGTCGTAG
- a CDS encoding extracellular solute-binding protein — MQEYKGTTMAKVLNALTMVVVVPMCARWKLILAAGICCSVALSLAGCHPSHVEWMKPGQDRTGPSITIVMNSLGIKFPEPWTENDNPYLSYIEDETGLQVEVVIPPWHRYEDRVGAMMMSSHTPDLISISDPNWVSHYARKQMLAPLDHLIERYAPQLKKRIPAEVWEQVSFNGQVYAIPSLNEAKGLEMMYIRKDWLDRLGLAPPKTLDEIVAVMRAFAAFDPEGNGIRNIYGTSFIEDFGRSSPWFGAFGVQLNQWVERDGKLVYSNILPEMKDALAFMRGLVAEGIVDPLFPIQTQRGLERQVADGRIGLFTGTWYDTRGVLEKSEARDPRAEWIALPYPQGPGGAGTYGLPTVRSYQVIPAASPHAVEVLQLLNFIAGEGRDTLKFGFEGEVWAWKNGRRVTDMGLHNRDQYRGLYANLADIPESGYIRSRLDSLGMHYRLYDNLRHIAPHVMPNAFRSLPTPAMTRYAPLLAKKNDRLLEIVLGERPLDDFDAYAAEWLAEGGEEMTREANAWYQFSRNQAAREAVGDVPGPLREGSGTHAPGAF; from the coding sequence GTGCAAGAGTATAAGGGAACCACGATGGCAAAAGTGTTGAATGCGCTTACAATGGTGGTGGTGGTGCCGATGTGCGCGAGATGGAAGCTCATCTTGGCAGCCGGGATATGCTGTTCGGTGGCGCTGTCGCTCGCCGGCTGCCATCCTTCCCACGTGGAGTGGATGAAGCCCGGGCAGGATCGAACAGGGCCCTCGATCACCATCGTGATGAACAGTCTCGGGATCAAGTTCCCCGAGCCGTGGACAGAGAATGATAACCCGTATTTGTCGTATATCGAGGACGAGACGGGGCTCCAGGTGGAGGTCGTTATCCCTCCGTGGCATCGCTACGAGGATCGGGTCGGCGCGATGATGATGTCGAGCCACACGCCCGATCTAATCAGCATTTCCGATCCGAATTGGGTCTCGCATTATGCGCGCAAGCAGATGCTGGCTCCGCTCGATCATTTGATTGAACGCTATGCTCCGCAGCTGAAAAAGCGAATTCCCGCCGAAGTGTGGGAGCAGGTATCCTTCAACGGGCAAGTGTATGCCATTCCGAGTCTGAATGAAGCGAAAGGATTGGAGATGATGTACATCCGCAAAGATTGGCTGGACCGTCTTGGCCTCGCGCCGCCCAAGACGCTTGACGAGATAGTCGCCGTGATGCGGGCTTTTGCCGCATTCGATCCGGAGGGCAACGGGATTCGCAATATATACGGCACCAGCTTTATTGAGGATTTCGGGCGATCCTCCCCGTGGTTCGGCGCCTTCGGCGTGCAGCTGAATCAATGGGTAGAACGTGACGGCAAGCTGGTCTACTCCAATATTTTGCCGGAGATGAAAGACGCCCTTGCCTTTATGCGCGGACTGGTGGCGGAGGGGATCGTCGATCCGCTGTTCCCGATTCAGACGCAGCGCGGGCTGGAACGGCAGGTGGCAGACGGACGGATTGGGTTATTCACCGGGACATGGTATGACACTCGCGGCGTGCTGGAGAAAAGCGAGGCGCGCGATCCGCGAGCGGAATGGATCGCGCTCCCGTATCCGCAGGGACCCGGCGGGGCCGGTACGTATGGGCTGCCGACGGTGCGTTCCTACCAAGTGATCCCGGCCGCGAGTCCGCACGCGGTGGAGGTGCTGCAGCTGTTGAATTTCATCGCCGGCGAGGGGAGGGACACGCTGAAGTTCGGCTTCGAAGGAGAAGTGTGGGCATGGAAGAATGGCAGGCGGGTGACGGATATGGGCCTGCATAACCGGGATCAATACCGGGGGCTGTACGCCAATCTGGCCGATATTCCCGAGAGCGGATACATCCGAAGCCGGCTGGATTCGCTGGGCATGCATTATCGCTTGTACGATAACCTTCGGCATATAGCCCCTCATGTGATGCCGAACGCGTTTCGGTCGCTTCCGACTCCGGCGATGACTCGCTATGCCCCGCTTCTGGCGAAGAAGAATGATCGGCTGCTCGAGATTGTGCTTGGCGAGCGGCCGCTGGACGATTTCGATGCGTATGCGGCCGAGTGGCTGGCCGAAGGCGGGGAAGAGATGACGCGCGAGGCGAATGCGTGGTACCAGTTCAGCCGGAATCAGGCGGCCCGCGAAGCGGTGGGCGATGTGCCCGGTCCTTTGCGGGAAGGGAGTGGCACTCATGCTCCGGGAGCTTTCTAG
- a CDS encoding sensor histidine kinase has translation MLRELSSRFRQRIQWRLTVYFVLILVPLTLTGWFSNERSQQLLLSETTARTESAMHALMDNIELVLQNVEEVSAMLSTDPEIVAALNHADRVLGPREVMAFARMKRQFSDFLSIHPMFSQIAVYHDHSNAVISTAHGVLPVDRANERIWLRQTLNGMGTGIVFMQPDERIGGGKPFGQVFGVDSLAVVRSMDIYNPDRERHALIISLNTARLQQYIRSLLPSPRSELHLYTADGKWVAGTSRQPESVDSYATHAEARDQVLIRAVSPYYGWILTLAQPKSEIFAQSYRLEHYAVFIIALSIVLAVLMAFSIYTGIAAPLRKLARGMRAITGGNLDVRLESDRRDEFGVVTDLFNQMASKQQHLIRDHYEQSLRLANTELKLLQSQIHPHFLYNTLDSIYWMAQQSEAEDIAEMVLNLSRFFRLSLSKGKDVLTVKESLEHLHVYIRIQQLRFMDQFRVEYDIDPRTEALPVVKLLVQPVVENAIIHGVEKSGREAVLRIAARLEDTGSRPALVIAVTDSGAGMTAAARERLQRELSEVLRQPDRHQAQPDGHAGAGYGLRNVAARMRLNYGPQAEIRIDSAPGEGTAVTLVLPLGAPDETELRTG, from the coding sequence ATGCTCCGGGAGCTTTCTAGTCGGTTCCGCCAACGCATTCAGTGGCGCTTGACCGTTTATTTTGTGCTCATTCTCGTTCCGCTCACGCTTACCGGGTGGTTCTCGAATGAACGCTCGCAGCAATTGCTGCTGTCCGAGACGACGGCGCGGACGGAGAGCGCCATGCACGCGCTGATGGACAATATCGAGCTCGTGCTGCAAAACGTGGAGGAAGTGTCGGCCATGCTGTCGACCGATCCGGAGATCGTCGCGGCGCTGAATCATGCCGATCGCGTGCTGGGACCGCGGGAGGTGATGGCCTTCGCCCGCATGAAGCGCCAGTTCTCCGATTTCCTGTCCATTCATCCGATGTTCTCCCAGATTGCCGTCTACCATGACCATTCCAATGCCGTCATCTCTACGGCGCATGGCGTTCTCCCTGTCGATCGGGCGAATGAGCGCATCTGGCTGCGGCAGACGCTGAACGGAATGGGGACGGGCATTGTATTCATGCAGCCGGACGAACGCATCGGCGGAGGGAAGCCGTTCGGTCAAGTCTTCGGCGTCGACAGTCTGGCCGTGGTGCGATCGATGGATATTTATAATCCGGACCGGGAGCGGCATGCGCTCATTATTAGCCTGAATACGGCGCGCTTGCAGCAATATATCCGCTCTCTACTCCCCTCGCCCCGGTCCGAGCTGCATCTGTATACGGCCGATGGAAAATGGGTTGCGGGGACAAGCCGGCAGCCTGAATCGGTTGACAGCTACGCCACGCATGCCGAGGCGCGCGATCAAGTGCTGATCCGCGCGGTATCGCCCTATTACGGCTGGATTCTGACGCTGGCCCAGCCCAAAAGCGAAATCTTCGCGCAATCTTACCGGCTGGAGCATTATGCCGTGTTCATCATCGCGCTCAGCATCGTGCTTGCGGTTCTTATGGCTTTCAGCATTTATACCGGAATCGCCGCGCCGCTGCGGAAGCTTGCCCGCGGCATGCGGGCGATAACCGGCGGCAATCTGGACGTGCGGCTCGAATCGGATCGGCGGGACGAGTTCGGCGTTGTGACGGATCTGTTCAATCAGATGGCCTCGAAGCAGCAGCATCTCATTCGGGACCATTATGAGCAGAGCCTGAGACTGGCCAATACCGAATTGAAGCTGCTCCAGTCGCAGATTCATCCCCATTTCCTGTACAACACATTGGATTCTATCTATTGGATGGCGCAGCAATCGGAGGCGGAGGATATCGCGGAGATGGTGCTGAATCTGTCCCGCTTTTTCCGGCTCAGTCTCAGTAAGGGCAAGGATGTGCTCACCGTCAAGGAGAGCCTGGAGCATCTGCATGTGTATATCCGCATTCAGCAGCTGCGGTTCATGGATCAATTTCGGGTCGAGTACGACATCGATCCGCGGACGGAGGCGCTGCCCGTCGTCAAGCTGCTCGTGCAGCCAGTCGTCGAGAATGCGATTATTCACGGCGTGGAGAAATCGGGGCGGGAGGCGGTGCTGCGCATTGCGGCGCGGCTGGAGGATACCGGTTCGCGGCCGGCGCTGGTCATTGCGGTAACCGACTCGGGCGCGGGGATGACGGCCGCGGCGCGGGAACGGCTGCAGCGGGAGCTGTCGGAGGTGCTGCGGCAGCCCGATCGGCATCAGGCGCAGCCGGATGGGCACGCGGGCGCAGGGTATGGGCTAAGGAACGTCGCGGCGCGCATGCGCCTCAATTACGGCCCGCAAGCCGAGATTCGGATAGACAGCGCTCCTGGAGAGGGGACGGCAGTCACGCTCGTCCTGCCGCTGGGAGCGCCGGACGAGACGGAGCTGCGCACGGGATAA
- a CDS encoding helix-turn-helix domain-containing protein has protein sequence MNLLIIEDEPRLRHSLTELMPWEQAGITGVTAAATAEEGKRWLQVKRPDILLVDIQLPDGNGLDLARQAMAWNAEVKAIILSGHDHFPYAQEALALGVKQYLLKPAGQDAIVRAVAEAVAERRREIQRKHDYASLRQQWQAHLPALQQRTLRLGLEGGLPAEAFRLRMAELGIVLSADERYAVMVMEPDPVPPERVRAFGEDTALIHFAVGQVAEETLRSMGARSALICRDVDKPIAILFRHAPGDGVTADGDAVIAIHAIAGAMLEHIKTSLKLTASAGISSAHGGLKDAPRLYKEAMFALGQRLVHGGDLVIPYREGGFTPPPDAAAVQGERWMRELDIAWSIGDEQQASAAAGAWIGEVCAIEQAEALKEQMLLLQSWIVTWMHKQGWSLHEVMQEDAAWFHHASELRTKQEWSGWMRRAIRRIGAQSCLVRRSGGNRLVAEVKELIERELHGELSLQGVADRLFINASYLSRLFKQEMEQPFSAYVLERRMERAKEALFQGKRVYDAAQAAGFRDVSYFTKVFRKYWGVTPSEWKRG, from the coding sequence ATGAATTTGTTAATCATCGAGGATGAACCGCGGCTTCGCCACAGCTTGACGGAGTTGATGCCATGGGAGCAGGCCGGCATAACCGGCGTGACGGCGGCCGCGACGGCGGAAGAAGGGAAGCGGTGGCTGCAGGTGAAGCGTCCGGACATTTTGCTGGTCGATATTCAGCTGCCGGACGGGAACGGCCTTGATCTGGCGCGGCAGGCAATGGCCTGGAATGCCGAGGTGAAGGCCATTATTTTGAGCGGCCATGATCACTTTCCGTACGCGCAGGAAGCGCTTGCCCTGGGCGTCAAGCAATATTTGCTCAAGCCGGCGGGCCAGGATGCGATTGTGCGGGCGGTCGCGGAAGCGGTCGCGGAACGCCGCCGGGAGATTCAGCGCAAGCATGACTATGCCTCGCTGCGCCAGCAATGGCAGGCCCATCTGCCGGCGCTGCAGCAGCGCACGCTGCGCCTGGGCCTGGAGGGCGGCCTGCCTGCCGAAGCCTTCCGCCTGCGGATGGCGGAGCTGGGCATCGTGCTCTCTGCGGACGAGCGCTATGCCGTGATGGTGATGGAGCCCGATCCCGTGCCCCCTGAGCGGGTGCGGGCATTCGGAGAGGATACCGCGTTGATTCACTTTGCTGTCGGCCAGGTGGCCGAAGAGACGCTCCGCTCGATGGGAGCCCGCTCGGCCTTGATCTGCCGTGATGTCGATAAGCCGATCGCCATTCTGTTCCGGCATGCTCCCGGCGATGGCGTCACGGCGGACGGGGACGCGGTCATCGCTATCCATGCCATAGCGGGCGCGATGCTGGAGCATATCAAGACATCGCTCAAGCTGACGGCCAGCGCTGGCATCAGCTCTGCGCATGGAGGGTTGAAGGATGCGCCCCGCTTATACAAGGAGGCGATGTTCGCGCTGGGCCAACGGCTCGTGCACGGGGGCGACCTCGTCATCCCGTATCGCGAAGGCGGGTTCACTCCGCCGCCGGATGCGGCAGCAGTCCAGGGCGAACGCTGGATGCGCGAATTGGATATCGCATGGAGCATCGGCGACGAGCAGCAGGCGTCAGCGGCAGCGGGGGCCTGGATCGGCGAGGTGTGCGCCATCGAGCAGGCCGAGGCGCTCAAGGAGCAGATGTTGCTGCTGCAGTCGTGGATCGTTACGTGGATGCACAAGCAGGGGTGGTCGCTCCATGAGGTGATGCAGGAGGACGCAGCATGGTTCCACCATGCATCGGAGCTTCGTACGAAGCAGGAATGGAGCGGCTGGATGCGGCGTGCGATTCGGCGCATCGGCGCGCAATCCTGCCTGGTCAGGCGGAGCGGCGGCAATCGGCTCGTGGCGGAAGTGAAGGAGTTGATCGAGCGGGAGCTTCACGGCGAGCTGTCGCTGCAAGGGGTGGCGGATCGGCTGTTCATTAACGCCTCTTACTTGAGCAGGCTGTTCAAGCAGGAGATGGAGCAGCCGTTCTCCGCCTATGTGCTGGAGCGCCGCATGGAGCGGGCCAAGGAGGCGCTCTTTCAAGGGAAGCGGGTGTATGATGCCGCTCAAGCTGCCGGCTTCCGCGATGTCAGTTATTTTACGAAGGTGTTCCGCAAATATTGGGGAGTCACGCCGAGTGAATGGAAGCGGGGATAG
- a CDS encoding ABC transporter permease, with amino-acid sequence MEIRNADIGAAPRPQRKRYWRKLGSDVRKDWDLYIALLPGIAFLLLFKYTPMYGVVIAFQDFNIFSGIADSPWVGLQHFERLFQSPKFAQVFWNTLIISVMKIVLLFPLPIVLAILLNELTKMWFKRPVQTIIYMPHFLSWVIVSGMFMDLLSINGGLVNRMIEWFGGEPIKFFLDNSVFRWLLVGTAGWKEAGWGTIVYLAALSSIDPQLYEAAKIDGANKFRQIWHITLPGLVPVILLMFILRLGHMLEAGTEQILVMYNPVVYNVSDVIGTYVYRTGLGEQNYSFSAAVGLFDSIVGFILIVGGNSLSRRLLNRGIW; translated from the coding sequence ATGGAGATAAGAAACGCGGATATCGGCGCCGCTCCGCGTCCGCAGAGGAAGCGTTACTGGCGCAAGCTGGGGAGCGACGTGCGCAAGGACTGGGACTTGTATATCGCCCTTTTGCCGGGCATCGCTTTTTTGCTCTTGTTCAAGTACACCCCGATGTACGGCGTCGTCATTGCCTTTCAAGATTTCAACATTTTTAGCGGCATCGCGGACAGTCCGTGGGTCGGGCTGCAGCATTTCGAGCGGTTGTTCCAGTCGCCGAAGTTTGCGCAGGTGTTCTGGAATACGCTCATCATTTCGGTGATGAAGATCGTGCTTCTGTTCCCGCTCCCGATCGTGCTGGCCATCCTGCTGAACGAGCTGACGAAAATGTGGTTCAAACGCCCGGTGCAGACGATTATTTACATGCCTCACTTCCTGTCCTGGGTTATCGTCAGCGGGATGTTCATGGATCTGCTGTCCATCAACGGAGGGCTTGTCAACCGGATGATTGAATGGTTCGGCGGGGAGCCGATCAAATTTTTCCTCGACAACAGCGTCTTTCGCTGGCTGCTCGTCGGCACGGCCGGCTGGAAGGAGGCGGGCTGGGGCACGATCGTCTATTTGGCGGCGCTGAGCTCCATCGATCCGCAGTTGTACGAGGCAGCCAAAATCGACGGGGCGAACAAGTTCCGCCAAATCTGGCATATAACGCTGCCGGGTCTGGTCCCGGTCATTTTGCTGATGTTCATCCTGCGGCTCGGCCATATGCTGGAGGCCGGCACCGAGCAGATTCTCGTGATGTACAATCCGGTCGTCTATAATGTCTCGGATGTCATCGGGACGTATGTGTACCGCACCGGGCTCGGCGAACAAAATTACAGCTTCTCGGCCGCGGTAGGACTGTTCGATTCCATTGTCGGCTTCATTCTGATTGTCGGCGGGAATTCTCTTAGCCGGCGCCTGCTGAACCGCGGCATCTGGTAG
- a CDS encoding carbohydrate ABC transporter permease: MKTGRKTKGVRTAIRMSAGERIFQALNYFFFAIVSWTTLFPFLNLLAKSLSGEEAVLAGRVSLFPVDIQFGTYAYVLSDSKFMNAFMVSVIITVAGTALGLVMTAIAAYPLSKPRLRGRKIFILMYVFTMLFSGGLIPTYLLMHRLNLIDTLWVLFLPSMISVFNMLIIKNYFESLPDELEESAKMDGASNLTILFRITVPLSLPVFATIALFYAVGFWNDYFASMIYINSPDLKPLQLYLKELLIHSNITYQDGGHVPNIDAVMNSTPQAIQAASILVATLPILLVYPFLQKYFVKGVLIGSVKG; this comes from the coding sequence ATGAAAACCGGACGAAAGACGAAAGGGGTGCGGACGGCGATACGCATGTCGGCGGGAGAGCGCATCTTTCAGGCGCTGAACTATTTCTTTTTTGCCATCGTGTCCTGGACGACGCTGTTCCCGTTCCTCAACCTGCTCGCCAAATCGCTGAGCGGCGAAGAGGCCGTGCTGGCGGGACGGGTGTCATTATTCCCGGTCGATATTCAATTCGGCACGTATGCGTACGTATTAAGCGACTCCAAATTCATGAATGCCTTCATGGTATCCGTCATCATCACGGTGGCGGGAACCGCTCTGGGGCTCGTCATGACAGCGATCGCCGCCTATCCTCTGTCCAAGCCGCGGCTGCGCGGACGGAAGATTTTCATTCTTATGTACGTATTCACGATGCTATTCAGCGGCGGTCTTATTCCAACCTATCTGCTTATGCACCGGCTTAACTTGATCGATACGCTGTGGGTGCTTTTTCTGCCGAGCATGATCAGCGTGTTCAACATGTTAATCATTAAAAATTACTTCGAATCGCTTCCCGACGAACTGGAAGAGTCGGCCAAGATGGACGGAGCATCGAATCTGACGATCTTATTCCGCATTACCGTTCCTTTGTCCTTGCCGGTGTTCGCCACGATAGCGCTCTTTTATGCGGTCGGCTTCTGGAACGATTATTTCGCTTCCATGATTTACATCAATTCTCCGGATTTGAAACCGCTTCAGCTTTACTTGAAGGAACTGCTGATTCACTCCAACATCACCTATCAGGATGGAGGACATGTGCCGAATATCGATGCTGTCATGAACTCGACGCCGCAGGCGATTCAAGCCGCTTCGATTCTGGTCGCGACCTTGCCGATCCTGCTCGTCTATCCATTTCTGCAGAAATACTTCGTGAAAGGGGTGTTAATTGGGTCCGTTAAAGGTTAA